Proteins from a genomic interval of Youhaiella tibetensis:
- a CDS encoding sugar ABC transporter substrate-binding protein, with the protein MKKLLLAGVALAAMTAVSYAADTYVVGMKGPGAGNPFWAAVEKGAKDKGAELGVDVVVVAPPAESDVQAQITQIEDLIAQKVSGIALAPTDPNALAPVVDAAKAAGIPVVFVDTKGVNEGVTFIGTDNAVGAALAADFMCKNLPQGSEVAILQGLISQSTGQARAEGSKKGLEACGLKVVAEQTAEWDRAKGQSVMENILTGNPNIKGVFASNDNMALGAVEALKAAAKLQDVMVVGFDANPDAAASILAGEMTASVAQAPANIGGFGVQALVDLKAGKTIEPVIDTGTVLVTKENADKYK; encoded by the coding sequence ATGAAGAAGCTTCTGCTGGCAGGCGTCGCGCTTGCCGCCATGACTGCCGTTTCATATGCGGCCGATACCTATGTGGTCGGCATGAAGGGCCCGGGCGCCGGCAATCCCTTCTGGGCCGCCGTCGAGAAGGGAGCCAAGGACAAGGGCGCCGAGCTGGGCGTCGATGTCGTGGTCGTCGCCCCCCCGGCCGAATCCGACGTCCAGGCCCAGATCACCCAGATCGAGGACCTCATCGCCCAGAAGGTCTCGGGCATTGCCCTGGCCCCGACCGACCCCAACGCCCTGGCTCCTGTGGTCGATGCCGCCAAGGCCGCCGGCATTCCAGTGGTGTTCGTGGATACCAAGGGCGTCAACGAAGGCGTGACCTTCATCGGCACCGACAACGCGGTGGGCGCGGCGCTCGCCGCCGACTTCATGTGCAAGAACCTGCCGCAGGGCTCGGAAGTGGCGATCCTGCAGGGCCTCATCTCCCAGTCCACGGGCCAGGCGCGCGCCGAGGGCTCCAAGAAGGGGCTCGAAGCGTGCGGGCTCAAGGTCGTGGCCGAGCAGACCGCCGAATGGGACCGCGCCAAGGGGCAGTCGGTGATGGAGAACATCCTGACCGGCAATCCCAATATCAAGGGCGTCTTCGCCTCCAATGACAACATGGCGCTGGGCGCGGTCGAGGCGCTCAAGGCGGCGGCAAAGCTTCAGGACGTGATGGTGGTCGGGTTCGACGCCAATCCGGATGCGGCCGCATCGATCCTTGCCGGCGAAATGACCGCCTCGGTCGCCCAGGCGCCTGCCAATATCGGCGGCTTCGGCGTCCAGGCGCTGGTCGACCTCAAGGCGGGCAAGACCATCGAGCCGGTGATCGATACCGGCACGGTGCTGGTCACCAAAGAAAACGCCGACAAGTACAAGTAA
- a CDS encoding ABC transporter permease produces the protein MFHNPRLAKFLDTYGIIIVVVVMMAILAAIKPGVFLSAENLTNILKQNASLALLALGMFVVIVTAGIDLSVGSTMALAMVTLAIASKAGVPWPLVLLIGPGIGIIVGLVNGLGLTLLRLPHPFIMTLGTLNIARGLTYLVTNGAPVSGLQPEVRFLGQAYFDLGIFAPPAGIPASLILVLVCAIALWWFLAKTSTGRHIFAIGGNPHAARVSGINVDAVLVLVYVLCGFFAGLAGLLLAGRTDSGFPNAGIGIELDAIAAVIIGGASFFGGRGTVLGVLAGVLIMGILRNGLNINNVSAFWQMILIGLVIIIAVYIDVLRRRAALRS, from the coding sequence ATGTTCCACAACCCGCGCCTCGCCAAGTTCCTGGATACCTACGGCATCATCATCGTGGTGGTGGTGATGATGGCGATCCTGGCCGCCATCAAGCCGGGCGTGTTCCTGTCGGCGGAAAACCTCACCAATATCCTCAAGCAGAACGCTTCGCTGGCGCTCCTGGCCCTGGGCATGTTCGTGGTCATCGTCACTGCCGGCATCGATCTGTCGGTCGGCTCGACCATGGCGCTGGCCATGGTGACGCTCGCCATCGCCTCCAAGGCCGGCGTGCCCTGGCCGCTGGTGCTGCTGATCGGGCCGGGCATCGGCATAATCGTGGGCCTCGTCAACGGGCTGGGGCTGACGTTGCTGCGCTTGCCCCATCCTTTCATCATGACGCTGGGCACGCTCAACATCGCGCGCGGGCTCACCTATCTCGTGACCAATGGCGCGCCGGTCTCGGGCCTGCAGCCCGAAGTGCGCTTCCTCGGCCAGGCCTATTTCGACCTGGGGATCTTCGCTCCGCCCGCCGGCATTCCGGCCAGCCTCATCCTCGTCCTCGTCTGCGCCATCGCGCTCTGGTGGTTCCTGGCCAAGACCTCGACAGGCCGGCACATCTTCGCCATCGGCGGCAACCCGCACGCGGCGCGGGTCTCGGGCATCAACGTCGATGCGGTGCTGGTGCTGGTCTATGTGCTCTGCGGCTTCTTCGCCGGGCTCGCTGGCTTGCTGCTGGCCGGACGCACCGATAGCGGCTTTCCCAATGCCGGCATCGGCATCGAGCTCGATGCGATCGCCGCAGTCATCATCGGGGGCGCCTCCTTCTTCGGCGGGCGCGGCACGGTGCTGGGGGTGCTGGCCGGCGTCCTCATCATGGGGATCCTGAGGAACGGGCTCAACATCAACAATGTCTCGGCTTTCTGGCAGATGATCCTGATCGGGCTCGTCATCATCATCGCCGTCTATATCGACGTGCTGCGGCGCCGCGCGGCGCTGCGCAGTTAA
- a CDS encoding ATP-binding cassette domain-containing protein codes for MAETSATPLLEAKGISKYFGAITALHNVNFHVAHGEVLGVVGDNGAGKSTLMKILSGLYVPSEGQIFFDGQPVQFSSPKHARELGIEMVYQDFALAGNMPIYENIYLGREPGRKLGPITLINHAQAREMASHHLDNLKIHVKSIDQNTEELSGGQRQAVAIARATAFSAKLVIMDEPTAALAIKEVGKVLDLIRSLKDHGVAVIIISHRMDDIFYCCDRVMALYQGTNFADAPLDKTHRNEVIGWIMGTKGHTEGLAHDRLT; via the coding sequence ATGGCGGAAACGTCAGCGACGCCGCTATTGGAGGCCAAGGGCATCTCCAAGTATTTCGGCGCGATCACGGCCCTGCATAACGTCAATTTCCACGTCGCCCATGGCGAGGTGCTCGGCGTCGTCGGGGACAATGGCGCGGGCAAGTCGACGCTGATGAAGATCCTCTCGGGCCTCTATGTGCCCAGCGAGGGCCAGATCTTCTTCGATGGCCAGCCGGTGCAGTTCTCCAGCCCCAAGCATGCGCGCGAACTGGGCATCGAGATGGTCTACCAGGACTTCGCGCTGGCCGGGAACATGCCGATCTACGAGAACATCTACCTGGGCCGCGAGCCGGGGCGGAAGCTCGGGCCGATCACGCTGATCAACCACGCCCAGGCGCGAGAGATGGCCAGCCACCATCTCGACAACCTCAAGATCCACGTCAAGTCCATCGACCAGAACACCGAGGAACTCTCCGGCGGGCAGCGCCAGGCCGTCGCCATCGCGCGCGCCACGGCGTTTTCGGCCAAGCTTGTCATCATGGACGAGCCGACCGCCGCCCTTGCCATCAAGGAAGTCGGCAAGGTGCTCGACCTCATCCGCAGCCTCAAGGATCACGGCGTCGCCGTCATCATCATCTCGCACCGCATGGACGACATCTTCTACTGCTGCGACCGGGTCATGGCGCTCTACCAGGGCACCAACTTCGCCGACGCGCCGCTTGACAAGACGCACCGCAACGAAGTGATCGGCTGGATCATGGGCACCAAGGGGCACACCGAAGGCCTCGCACACGACAGGTTGACGTGA
- a CDS encoding MurR/RpiR family transcriptional regulator yields the protein MSTPSNDTQTPEESAAPRDFGALRTLIAARWQSLPRRLTQVATYALDNPDEIAFGTAAGIAAKAEVQPSTLVRFSQALGYQGFSDLQDVFRSRLRDKVPSYDERLAQLREHGLAGSKAGLVMAGFLDAAERSVADYRAKLDPEALDRAVEVLARAETIYLIGLRRSFPITSYMAYAMGKLGIRHILVDGIAGLGSEQASFIGARDAVLAISFTPYASDTVALANAALAQGASMVSITDSPFSPIAGNAQVCLEIVEANFEGFRSMTATMALAMALSVAVAGRRGE from the coding sequence ATGAGCACGCCGTCCAACGACACCCAGACCCCTGAGGAAAGCGCCGCCCCGCGCGATTTCGGAGCGTTGCGCACGCTGATTGCGGCACGCTGGCAGAGCCTGCCCCGGCGCCTGACACAGGTGGCGACCTACGCGCTCGACAACCCCGACGAGATCGCCTTCGGCACGGCGGCGGGGATAGCGGCCAAGGCCGAAGTGCAGCCTTCGACCCTCGTGCGTTTCTCCCAGGCCCTCGGCTACCAGGGATTTTCCGACCTGCAGGACGTTTTCCGCTCGCGCCTGCGCGACAAGGTGCCCAGCTATGACGAAAGGCTGGCCCAATTGCGCGAGCATGGACTGGCGGGCAGCAAGGCCGGGCTGGTCATGGCCGGCTTCCTCGACGCCGCCGAGCGCAGCGTCGCGGACTATCGCGCCAAGCTCGACCCCGAGGCGCTCGATCGCGCCGTGGAGGTGCTGGCCCGGGCCGAAACCATCTACCTCATCGGGCTGCGGCGCTCGTTCCCCATCACGTCCTACATGGCCTATGCCATGGGCAAGCTCGGCATCCGCCACATCCTGGTGGACGGCATTGCCGGGCTCGGCTCGGAACAGGCCAGCTTCATCGGCGCACGCGACGCGGTGCTCGCCATCAGCTTCACCCCCTATGCCAGCGACACGGTGGCGCTCGCCAACGCGGCCCTGGCCCAGGGCGCCAGCATGGTCTCGATCACCGACAGCCCCTTCTCTCCCATCGCCGGCAACGCCCAGGTCTGCCTCGAGATCGTCGAAGCCAATTTCGAGGGCTTTCGCTCGATGACCGCAACCATGGCGCTGGCCATGGCGCTGAGCGTGGCGGTGGCGGGCAGGCGCGGGGAATAG